In a genomic window of Scyliorhinus torazame isolate Kashiwa2021f chromosome 5, sScyTor2.1, whole genome shotgun sequence:
- the LOC140420228 gene encoding uncharacterized protein: MEKPWKCGDCGKGFRVPSALETHRRSHTGQRPFTCSVCGKGFSQLSHQQSHQRVHTGERPLNGPQYGKGFSLLSTLRIQRVHTGKKLFICLQCGKRFRQLSSLRLHQRVHTGERPFTCSQCGKGFSQLSTLRIHQRVHTGERPFTCSQCGKRFKHLSSLKKHQRVHTGERPFTCSQCGKGLRYSSNLRKHQRVHTGEKLFTCSQCGKGFNRLTHLRTHQQVHTGERPFTCSQCGMRFIHLSSLKTHQRDHTGERPFTCSVCEKGFTRLSNLKTHRRVHTGEKPFTCSVCEKGFTRLSNLQLHQRIHTGERPFTCSVCEKGFTRLSNLKTHQRVHTGEKPFTCSQCGTRFTHLSSLKTHQHDHTVERPFNCSVCGKGFTRLSDLKTHQRVHTGEKPFTCSQCGMRFTRLSSLKTHQRDHTGERPFTCSVCEKGFTRLSILKRHQRVHTGEKPFTCSQCGKGFSDSSNLQTHQRIHTGERPFTCSRCGKGFTQSSNLQSHQRVHTG; the protein is encoded by the coding sequence atggagaaaccgtggaaatgtggagactgtgggaagggattcagagtcccatctgcactggaaactcatcgacgcagtcacactgggcagaggcccttcacctgctctgtgtgtgggaagggattcagtcagttatcccaccagcagtcacaccagcgagttcacactggggagaggccgttgaaCGGCCCTCagtatgggaagggattcagtctgttatccaccctgcggatacagcgagttcacactgggaagaagctgttcatctgcttacagtgtgggaagagatttagacagttatccagcctgaggttacaccagcgagttcacactggggagaggccattcacctgctctcagtgtgggaagggattcagtcagttgtccacgctgcggatacatcagcgagttcacactggggagaggccattcacctgctctcagtgtgggaagagatttaaacatttatccagcctgaagaaacaccagcgagttcacactggggagaggccgttcacctgctctcagtgtgggaagggactcagatattcatccaacctgcggaaacaccagcgagttcacactggggagaagctattcacgtgctctcagtgtgggaaaggattcaatcggTTAACCCACCTACGGacgcaccagcaagttcacactggggagaggccgttcacctgttcgcaGTGTGGGATGCGATTCATTCACTTATCTagtctgaagacacaccagcgagatcacactggggagaggccattcacttgctctgtgtgtgagaaaggattcactcggttatctaacctgaagacacaccggcgggttcacactggggagaagccattcacctgctctgtgtgtgagaaaggattcactcggttatctaacctgcagttacaccagcggattcacactggggagaggccgttcacctgctctgtgtgtgagaaaggattcactcggttatctaacctgaagacacatcagcgagttcacactggggagaagccgttcacctgctctcagtgtgggacgcgATTCACTCACTTATCTAGTCTGAAGACGCACCAGCACGATCACACAgtggagaggccattcaactgctctgtgtgtgggaaaggattcactcggttatctgacctgaagacacaccagcgggttcatactggggagaagccattcacctgctctcagtgtgggatgcgATTCACTCGCTTATCTAGTCTTAAGACACACCAGcgagatcacactggggagagaccattcacctgctctgtgtgtgagaaaggattcactcgcttatctattctgaagagacaccagcgggttcacactggggagaagccgttcacctgctctcagtgtgggaagggattcagtgattcatccaacctgcagacacaccagcgaattcacactggggagaggccattcacctgctctcggtgtgggaagggattcactcagtcatccaacctgcagagtcaccagcgagttcacactgggtag
- the LOC140417990 gene encoding uncharacterized protein, protein MFRDTSLSSFEQLCQQLDITRQSFKYLQLRDVIRNKTSLCLDSSISPVERILNSVEPKQLISQFYDILNSRSCISMMRTLQSSDKDLAVNIDEETWVGRDRTRVLCVDEASTDCPTWRDTRTPKTWRNRGNVWTVGRDLEPHHSWKLIGAFTLGRGHSPALSVRRDSRSYPTCSHTSEFTPGRGSSPALSVGRNSLSYPTCRHTSEFTPGRGSSPALSVGRNSLSYPTCRHTSEFTLGRGHSPALCGKEFAQLSNLRAHRRVHTGERLFTCSQCGKGFTQLSGLRRHQRVHTRERLFICSQCGKEFTQLSHLQSHQRVHTGERPFTCSQCGKGFTVLSNLKSHQRVHTGEWPFTCSQCGKGFSQLSNLRKHQRVHTGEKPFTCSQCGKGFTGLSNLKSHRRVHTGERPFTCSQCGKGFSQLSNMRKHQRVHTGEKPFTCSQCEKGFTQLSSLQTHQRVHAE, encoded by the exons ATGTTCAGAGACActtccttgtcatcctttgagcagctatgtCAGCAACTTGACATCACAAGACAATCCTTTAAGTATTTACAGCTCAGAGATGTTATTCGTAACAAGACATCTTTGTGTCTTGATTCCTCAATTTCCCCAGTGGAAAGAATCCTGAATTCTGTGGAGCCTAAACAATTGATTAGCCAATTCTATGATATACTAAATTCCAGATCCTGTATTTCAATGATGAGAACCTTGCAGTCATCGGACAAGGACTTAGCAGtcaatattgatgaggagacatggg tggggagagaccgtacacgtgttctgtgtgtggacgaggcctcaactgattgtccaacctggagagacacgaggacacccaaaacatggagaaaccgtggaaatgtgtggactgtgggaagggatttagagccccatcacagctggaagctcatcggcgcattcacactggggagaggccattcacctgctctcagtgtgagaagggattcacgcagttatccaacctgcagtcacaccagcgagttcacaccagggagaggcagttcacctgctctcagtgtgggaaggaattcactcagttatccaacctgcagacacaccagcgagttcacaccagggagaggcagttcacctgctctcagtgtgggaaggaattcactcagttatccaacctgcagacacaccagcgagttcacactggggagaggccattcacctgctctgtgtgggaaggaatttgctcagttatccaacctgcgggcacaccgccgagttcacactggggagaggctgttcacctgctctcagtgtgggaagggattcactcagttatccggcctgcggagacaccagcgggttcatacCAGGGAGAGGCTATTCatttgttctcagtgtgggaaggaatttactcagttatcccacctgcagtcacatcagcgagttcacactggggagaggccgttcacctgttctcaatgtgggaagggattcactgtgttatccaacctgaagtcacaccagcgagttcacactggggagtggcctttcacctgctctcagtgtgggaagggattcagtcaattatccaacctgcgaaaacatcagcgagttcacactggggagaagccattcacctgctctcagtgtggaaagggattcactgggtTATCCAACCTGAAATCACAccgtcgagttcacactggggagagaccattcacctgctctcagtgtgggaaaggattcagtcaatTATCCAACATGcgaaaacatcagcgagttcacactggagagaagccgttcacttgctctcagtgtgagaagggattcactcagttatccagcctgcagacacaccagcgagtccacgctgagtag